A window of the Vibrio ostreae genome harbors these coding sequences:
- the pilM gene encoding type IV pilus assembly protein PilM, translated as MGQSLVAGVDIGHHSIKAVLLKPHRESYSLLGWQEIVVPDDIFADNHTLNYQKIVKKLKELKKALPLFSRKVALAVPDSSVITKQIQIDSALDSHEQQFAVYQAFAQQSPLPLDALQLDYIMQPGSVSAEGKQEGQVYATRSEVVQSRVAALRGAGWQPLQLALLSQVMRGLWCWYSVQQGRSDCLLVDVGQRWLTLTMQLPDGSFYYRQQSFNQPPALTFPAMSSAAETVADAMLCDCLQRELQRLSALHGSDVVAGLWLCGGGAEQLLSSPLTEALPCELLSVFDGLDRAGGASLPEKPHCYSLAMALALSGLRWQQQLLSGAKR; from the coding sequence ATGGGTCAATCATTAGTTGCAGGTGTCGATATCGGCCACCACAGTATTAAAGCCGTGCTATTAAAACCGCATCGTGAATCTTACTCGCTGCTCGGTTGGCAGGAGATAGTCGTACCTGATGATATTTTCGCTGATAACCACACGCTGAATTATCAGAAAATTGTAAAGAAACTCAAAGAACTAAAAAAGGCATTACCGCTATTTAGTCGTAAAGTGGCGCTGGCAGTGCCGGACAGTTCGGTAATAACCAAACAAATACAAATAGATAGTGCTTTAGACAGCCATGAACAGCAGTTTGCGGTCTACCAGGCCTTTGCCCAGCAGTCTCCCCTGCCTCTTGATGCGTTGCAGTTGGATTACATTATGCAACCTGGATCCGTTAGCGCTGAGGGCAAGCAGGAGGGGCAGGTGTATGCGACCCGGAGTGAAGTGGTGCAAAGCCGGGTTGCCGCACTGCGCGGTGCCGGATGGCAACCTTTGCAACTGGCTCTGCTCAGTCAGGTGATGCGTGGTTTGTGGTGCTGGTACAGCGTGCAGCAGGGACGCAGTGACTGCCTGCTGGTCGATGTCGGCCAGCGTTGGCTGACTTTAACGATGCAACTGCCCGACGGCAGTTTTTACTACAGGCAACAGAGTTTTAATCAGCCGCCGGCTTTAACCTTCCCAGCTATGTCCTCCGCTGCCGAAACGGTGGCGGACGCCATGTTATGTGATTGCCTGCAGCGTGAGCTGCAACGGCTGTCCGCTCTGCACGGCAGTGATGTAGTGGCCGGACTATGGCTGTGTGGCGGCGGCGCAGAGCAACTGCTCAGCAGCCCGCTGACTGAGGCTCTGCCTTGTGAACTGCTCTCGGTGTTCGATGGCCTGGATCGGGCGGGCGGCGCAAGCCTGCCGGAGAAACCGCATTGCTATAGCCTGGCGATGGCTCTGGCGTTATCGGGTTTACGCTGGC